The Falco naumanni isolate bFalNau1 chromosome 1, bFalNau1.pat, whole genome shotgun sequence genome window below encodes:
- the LOC121082684 gene encoding LOW QUALITY PROTEIN: homeobox protein not2-like (The sequence of the model RefSeq protein was modified relative to this genomic sequence to represent the inferred CDS: inserted 2 bases in 1 codon), translating into MPAPAPPPAARPGQAFTIAALLGRASPXAPPPPPPPPPPLWASPPPAARRSPLCAACCGGPPPAWAARLGATGFLISKCCFPIFKAKTGKAKRVRTIFTNDQLARLEKEFARQQYLVGMERCLLASSLHLTEEQVKVWFQNRRIKWRKQSLEQQQAKLAKMGLATPQRSPDSQSHHTEEDKDFPAEPEDGQEDMSLSPGSGTAPAQTVSKRC; encoded by the exons AtgccggcccccgccccgccgcccgccgcccggcccggccagGCCTTCACCATCGCCGCGCTGCTGGGGCGCGCCTCGcc ggcccccccgccgcccccgccgcccccgccgccgctctgGGCatcccccccgcccgccgcccgccgctcgccgctCTGCGCCGCCTGCTGCggggggccgccccccgcctgGGCCGCCCGCCTCGGGGCCACAG GCTTCCTGATCTCCAAGTGCTGCTTCCCCATCTTCAAAGCCAAGACTGGCAAGGCCAAGCGGGTCCGGACCATCTTCACCAACGACCAGCTGGCCCGGCTGGAGAAGGAGTTTGCACGGCAGCAGTACCTGGTGGGCATGGAGAGGTGCCTGCTTGCCTCCTCCCTGCACCTCACTGAAGAACAG GTGAAAGTCTGGTTCCAAAACCGGAGGATCAAGTGGAGGAAACAAAGCCTGGAACAGCAACAAGCCAAACTGGCCAAAATGGGTTTGGCCACACCGCAGCGGAGCCCTGACTCACAGAGCCACCACACTGAGGAAGACAAGGACTTCCCAGCAGAGCCGGAGGATGGCCAGGAGGACATGTCCTTGTCCCCAGGCTCAGGGACAGCACCTGCACAGACTGTGTCAAAGCGCTGCTGA
- the LOC121082686 gene encoding homeobox protein not2-like, translating into MLRSPPRPRPGPAPPKTPFHIEALLAREPPRRSPPAPAPPRWPAPGPGPLPGGWGWGWRWGCAAAGRGGLELSHCVGANSLGPAVPWRSGGPCKMKRVRTVFKPEQLERLEQEFLKQQYMVGTERVDLAATLHLTETQVKVWFQNRRIKWRKQSMEQKAAKLSQFGVIQPATADSTDIKDHEEDTVDVEL; encoded by the exons ATGCTGCGCAGCCCGCCGCgaccccggcccggcccggcgccccccAAGACCCCCTTCCACATCGAAGCGCTCCTCGCCCGGGAGCCGCCacgccgcagcccccccgccccggcgcccccgcgctggcccgccccgggcccgggcccgctgcccggcggctggggctggggctggcgctGGGGCTGTGCCGCGGCTGGCCGGGGCG GTCTGGAGTTATCTCACTGTGTAGGGGCCAACTCGTTGGGTCCTGCTGTGCCTTGGAGGTCTGGGGGGCCCTGCAAGATGAAGAGAGTCCGCACTGTCTTCAAACCAGAGCAGCTGGAGCGGCTGGAGCAAGAGTTCCTCAAACAGCAGTACATGGTGGGCACGGAGCGAGTAGACCTGGCTGCAACTCTGCATCTCACAGAGACTCAG GTAAAAGTCTGGTTCCAGAACCGGAGGATCaaatggaggaagcagagcatggagcagaaggcagcaaagcTGTCACAGTTTGGGGTGATACAGCCTGCCACTGCGGACTCAACAGACATCAAGGATCATGAGGAAGACACTGTGGATGTTGAGCTTTGA
- the SMYD5 gene encoding SET and MYND domain-containing protein 5 isoform X3, giving the protein MAAAAGDVCGSVAGGRAGAGAAAEARFISSAKGKGLFATKNIRKGETVFVERPVVSSQFLWNALYNYRACDHCLRALETAEENAQRLLGKSSLVLPHPEQCSIRKDLHQQCPRCQVTYCSAECRQAALEQYHQVLCLGPSRDDPTHPLNKLQEAWRNMHYPPETSSIMLMARMVATIKQAKDKEWWIKAFSQFCNKTANEEEEIVHKLLGDKFKGQLELLRLLFTEALYDEHLSRWFTPEGFRSLFALVGTNGQGIGTSSLSQWVHACDALDLPMLQREELDAFIDQLYKDIEKESGEFLNCEGSGLYVLQSCCNHSCIPNAETSFPENNFLLHLTALEDIKAGEEICISYLDCCQRERSRHSRNKILRAAESPCPPRLPPALLSPA; this is encoded by the exons ATGGCCGCCGCGGCCGGGGACGTGTGTGGCTCCGTGGCGGGCGGCCGCGCCGGAGCCGGGGCTGCAGCGGAGGCGCGGTTCATCAGCAGCGCTAAG GGGAAAGGCTTGTTCGCCACCAAGAACATCCGCAAAGGGGAGACCGTCTTCGTGGAGAGGCCGGTGGTGTCATCCCAGTTCCTCTGGAATGCCCTGTACAACTACCGAG CCTGCGATCACTGCCTGCGGGCTTTGGAGACAGCGGAGGAAAATGCCCAGCGACTGCTGGGGAAGAGCTCACTGGTGCTGCCTCACCCGGAGCAGTGCAGCATCCGGAAAGATCTGCACCAGCAGTGTCCTCGATGCCAG GTGACATACtgcagtgctgagtgcaggCAAGCCGCTTTGGAGCAGTACCACCAGGTCCTCTGCCTTGGCCCATCCCGTGATGATCCCACGCACCCCCTCAACAAGCTGCAGGAGGCATGGAG AAACATGCATTATCCACCAGAGACTTCCAGCATCATGTTGATGGCCCGGATGGTCGCCACCATCAAACAG GCTAAAGACAAGGAGTGGTGGATTAAGGCCTTCTCCCAGTTCTGCAACAAGACAGCAAATGAAGAAGAAGAGATTGTGCACAAGCTTCTGGGGGACAAATTTAAG ggccagctggagctgctgcggTTGCTCTTCACGGAAGCCCTTTATGACGAACATCTCAGCAGA TGGTTCACTCCAGAAGGCTTTCGATCCCTCTTTGCCCTCGTTGGGACCAATGGCCAAGGCATAGGAACAAG CTCTCTGAGCCAGTGGGTGCACGCTTGTGATGCACTGGATCTCCCCATGCTGCAACGAGAGGAGCTGGACGCCTTCATCGACCAGCTCTACAAGGACATTGAGAAGG agtCAGGAGAGTTCCTCAACTGCGAGGGATCAGGTCTCTACGTGCTCCAGAGCTGCT GTAACCACAGCTGCATTCCCAATGCTGAGACATCCTTCCCAGAAAACAACTTCCTCCTGCATCTGACGGCTCTGGAGGACATCAAAGCAGGAGAG GAAATCTGCATCAGTTATTTAGACTGCTGTCAGAGGGAGCGGAGCAGACACAGCCGCAACAAGATACTCAG